One region of Opitutaceae bacterium genomic DNA includes:
- a CDS encoding sulfite oxidase-like oxidoreductase, with the protein MSRERYILAKQRWAEKQVAAGFRPRVDPARERLPPGQKLTQGFPVLDLGVQPRIPLNEWRLTLDGLLGNPTCLTWDDFNALPQVSDVSDFHCVTTWSRFDCRWSGVAFTTLYELARPGPEAQCVYFTGYDGYSTNVSLEQCLAEDVLIATTFEEKPLTLEHGGPARVIIPGLYAWKGAKFVKGISFLAGDKLGFWEVRGYSSTGDPWKEERYA; encoded by the coding sequence ATGTCCAGGGAGCGCTACATACTCGCCAAACAGCGGTGGGCCGAAAAACAGGTCGCCGCTGGTTTTCGCCCACGCGTCGATCCGGCTCGGGAACGCCTCCCTCCAGGGCAGAAACTGACGCAGGGATTCCCTGTGCTCGACCTCGGCGTGCAGCCACGGATTCCGTTGAACGAATGGCGGCTGACCCTCGACGGATTGCTCGGAAATCCGACCTGTCTCACCTGGGATGATTTCAACGCCCTGCCGCAGGTCTCGGATGTCAGTGACTTCCACTGTGTGACCACCTGGAGCAGGTTCGACTGTCGCTGGAGCGGCGTGGCGTTCACGACATTGTACGAGCTGGCCCGCCCCGGCCCGGAGGCGCAGTGCGTCTACTTCACCGGGTACGACGGGTATTCCACCAATGTGTCGCTTGAGCAGTGCCTCGCCGAGGATGTGCTCATCGCGACGACCTTTGAGGAGAAGCCACTGACGCTCGAGCACGGCGGTCCGGCCCGCGTGATCATTCCAGGGCTCTATGCCTGGAAGGGGGCAAAGTTTGTGAAGGGAATCTCCTTCCTTGCCGGGGACAAGCTCGGCTTCTGGGAGGTCCGCGGCTACTCCAGCACCGGCGATCCGTGGAAGGAGGAGCGCTACGCCTGA
- the hrpA gene encoding ATP-dependent RNA helicase HrpA gives MPKPDQKPFAFRVDFPPDLPISARAGEIIATLQEHPVVILAGETGSGKTTQIPKMCLVAGRGSRGMIACTQPRRVAALSVSRRVAEELGVEWGGPVGCKIRFDDRTSRGTVIKFLTDGMLLAEVQSDPMLRAYDTIIIDEAHERSLNIDFLLGHLRTLRFRRPELKIIITSATIDTEAFSQAFDGAPIIQVSGRTHPVDLVYSPLDGLGSDYVEDPEEPDRGAEQSARVEALHYVDGAAQAIEKVLTETDEGDLLVFLPSERDIRELRDLLDERGAGPGSRIEVVPLFGRLSNAEQQQVFSPSQRRKVVLATNIAETSLTIPGIRYVVDTGLARLSRYAPQARTRRLPIEAVSQSSADQRAGRAGRVSDGVCIRLYSEAEYNERPRFTQPEIQRANLADVILRLKAFGLGDVERFPFINPPAGKAIRSGYALLEELGALTPPNVKSGNDAAPDSAAVSTEGNRTLTPLGQELARLPVDPTVGRMILQARKEKCLKEVLVIAAGLSVQDPRERPLDKQAAADAAHRRFRHPESDFLTLLAIWNAYHAQFERLSQARLRKFCHEHFLSYVRLREWRDIHGQLTDVLEQRSDFAATSVFDGLPSIDSAAAETLMSYGGSGYRAIHRSVLTGLLGNVARWDEENRAYKATHDRRVALFPGSVLFRREDSRKRGRDGAPEKKAVRVPPWIMSSEIVETSRLYARTCARIDPAWVMDLAGHVVRTSHSEPFWSADTGRVMVKERTRLYGLELDTRAVGYGRIDPVHATEIFIREGLVADTITWPFDFLIHNREVRQQVEDVLTRTRNAGYLNLDEALYNFYAASLDSETRVSEADPDARPRGVSTVAELVDLVRHRRATDPDFMHVRAEDLREPEALEHDHSAFPEALPLENRALPLQYAYKPGADDDGVNLEVSVHDARRLTPAALDWAVPGHLAARVEHRLRALPKDHRRLFVPLAESVKTVTAGVASLARLRDPAGTFEEVLAEHLFDRYQLRVDPAYWSDRPIPGHLRVRVSVQDDDGNVLVASRDLEEVKSVLAKRAREASESVAREDPDAWRLARRRWERPESVAWEFDAIPPRVPVTEQAGVVVHAFPALVAGETGVALRLVRSEEDARGTTRRGLRRLLELSLRYDLAWLEKELRALRQLGPLASTLAPAAMMQEDAHVSIRRWVGDPARVAALTRPAFESAVESAKADLRGIVPKLADLLKEILGLRQALLVAPHPYPNLARDVQALLPPDFVRRIPYERLHHLTRYLQAMQVRNERWRKNPAKDRERGEMLAPYAAEATRRSFEDPVRWMVEEFRVSLFAQELGTAEPVSAVKLDRALKDEGGVEEKVSSPPQPKPPPMMAPISQTPAKKSQLKDLGSLASLFRR, from the coding sequence GTGCCAAAGCCAGATCAAAAGCCTTTTGCCTTCCGCGTTGACTTCCCGCCGGACCTGCCGATTTCGGCGCGGGCCGGGGAGATCATCGCCACGCTTCAGGAACATCCCGTGGTGATTCTTGCCGGGGAAACGGGCTCGGGCAAGACGACGCAGATTCCAAAGATGTGCCTCGTTGCGGGTCGGGGAAGCCGCGGCATGATCGCCTGCACGCAACCGCGCCGCGTCGCCGCATTGTCGGTGTCGCGCCGTGTCGCGGAGGAACTGGGTGTCGAATGGGGCGGACCGGTTGGCTGCAAGATCCGCTTCGATGACCGCACCTCGCGCGGCACCGTCATCAAGTTCCTGACCGATGGCATGCTCCTCGCGGAGGTCCAGAGCGACCCGATGCTGCGGGCCTATGACACCATCATCATTGACGAGGCACACGAACGATCGCTCAACATCGATTTCCTGCTGGGTCATTTGCGCACCCTTCGATTCAGGCGCCCCGAGCTGAAGATCATCATCACCTCGGCCACGATCGACACCGAGGCTTTCAGCCAGGCTTTCGATGGCGCACCGATCATCCAGGTTTCCGGACGGACACATCCCGTCGATCTGGTCTATTCCCCCCTCGACGGACTCGGCAGCGATTATGTCGAGGACCCCGAGGAGCCGGATCGCGGAGCCGAGCAATCCGCGCGGGTTGAGGCGCTGCACTATGTGGATGGCGCGGCGCAGGCGATCGAGAAGGTGCTGACGGAGACGGACGAGGGCGACCTGCTGGTCTTCCTGCCGAGCGAGCGGGACATTCGCGAACTGCGTGACCTGCTGGATGAACGCGGCGCCGGCCCAGGTTCCAGGATCGAAGTGGTTCCGCTCTTTGGAAGACTGTCCAATGCGGAGCAGCAGCAGGTATTCTCCCCGAGCCAGCGCCGCAAGGTGGTGCTTGCGACCAACATTGCGGAAACCTCGCTGACGATTCCCGGCATCCGGTACGTCGTCGACACCGGTCTCGCCCGGCTCAGCCGATACGCTCCGCAGGCGCGCACGCGGCGCCTGCCGATCGAGGCGGTCTCGCAGTCCAGCGCCGACCAGCGGGCGGGGAGGGCGGGGCGCGTTTCCGATGGGGTCTGCATCCGCCTGTATTCCGAAGCTGAATACAACGAGCGGCCGCGGTTCACGCAGCCTGAGATCCAGCGGGCGAATCTTGCGGATGTCATCCTTCGCTTGAAGGCGTTCGGGCTGGGGGACGTCGAACGCTTCCCGTTCATCAATCCGCCGGCGGGCAAGGCGATCCGATCCGGCTACGCTCTTCTGGAGGAGCTGGGGGCGCTGACACCTCCGAATGTGAAGTCCGGAAATGATGCGGCCCCGGACAGCGCCGCGGTTTCGACGGAGGGGAACCGCACGTTGACTCCGCTGGGACAGGAACTCGCCCGACTTCCAGTTGATCCGACGGTGGGCCGCATGATTCTTCAGGCCAGAAAGGAGAAGTGCCTGAAGGAGGTGCTGGTCATTGCAGCGGGCCTGTCGGTGCAGGATCCGCGGGAGCGGCCGCTTGACAAACAGGCCGCGGCCGACGCCGCGCACCGACGGTTCAGGCATCCGGAGTCGGACTTTCTCACGCTGCTTGCGATCTGGAACGCCTACCATGCGCAGTTTGAGCGGCTCTCCCAGGCGCGGCTGCGGAAATTCTGCCACGAGCACTTTCTCAGCTATGTTCGGCTCCGCGAGTGGCGCGACATCCATGGCCAGCTCACGGACGTGCTCGAGCAGCGCAGCGATTTTGCAGCGACCTCGGTATTCGACGGGCTGCCGTCGATCGACTCCGCCGCGGCCGAGACGCTGATGTCCTATGGCGGCTCCGGATATCGGGCGATTCATCGGAGCGTGCTGACGGGGCTGCTCGGCAATGTCGCACGATGGGATGAGGAAAACCGCGCTTACAAGGCGACGCATGACCGGCGGGTGGCGTTGTTTCCCGGCTCGGTGCTGTTTCGTCGGGAGGATTCAAGGAAACGCGGACGCGATGGCGCTCCTGAAAAGAAGGCGGTGCGTGTGCCGCCTTGGATCATGTCCTCGGAAATCGTGGAGACCTCGCGGCTCTATGCGCGGACATGTGCGCGCATCGATCCCGCGTGGGTGATGGATCTTGCCGGACATGTCGTGAGGACGAGTCACAGCGAACCCTTCTGGAGTGCGGACACAGGGCGCGTGATGGTCAAGGAGCGCACGCGCCTTTACGGACTCGAACTCGACACGCGGGCGGTCGGCTACGGGCGCATCGATCCGGTGCATGCAACGGAGATCTTCATCCGCGAAGGGCTCGTCGCCGACACCATCACCTGGCCCTTCGATTTTCTCATCCACAACCGCGAGGTGCGCCAGCAGGTGGAGGACGTACTGACGCGCACGCGCAATGCGGGATACTTGAACCTGGATGAGGCGCTCTACAATTTTTATGCGGCGAGCCTGGATTCGGAGACGCGTGTTTCAGAAGCGGATCCGGATGCACGTCCGCGCGGTGTTTCGACGGTTGCGGAACTCGTGGATCTCGTCCGCCACCGCCGAGCGACGGATCCTGATTTCATGCATGTGCGCGCTGAGGATTTGCGCGAGCCAGAGGCGCTTGAACATGACCACTCGGCGTTTCCCGAGGCGCTGCCTCTGGAAAACCGGGCGCTGCCGCTTCAGTACGCCTACAAGCCGGGGGCGGATGATGATGGCGTCAATCTCGAGGTCAGCGTTCATGATGCGCGCAGGCTGACGCCCGCGGCGCTGGACTGGGCTGTGCCGGGCCACCTGGCGGCCCGGGTTGAGCACCGGTTGCGCGCGCTGCCAAAGGATCACCGGCGATTGTTTGTCCCGCTGGCCGAATCCGTGAAGACTGTCACTGCAGGGGTGGCGTCGCTGGCGCGTTTGCGCGATCCTGCCGGCACGTTTGAGGAGGTTCTCGCGGAACATCTCTTTGACCGATACCAACTGCGGGTGGATCCGGCGTACTGGTCGGATCGCCCCATCCCCGGGCATCTTCGCGTGCGCGTGTCCGTGCAGGACGATGACGGCAATGTGCTGGTGGCGAGTCGCGATCTTGAAGAAGTGAAGTCAGTTCTCGCGAAGCGCGCGCGCGAGGCGTCGGAGTCGGTCGCGCGCGAGGATCCGGATGCCTGGCGCCTGGCGCGCCGGCGATGGGAGCGCCCGGAGTCTGTGGCCTGGGAATTCGATGCGATTCCACCGCGCGTGCCTGTCACCGAGCAGGCGGGCGTGGTGGTGCATGCCTTTCCGGCGCTGGTTGCGGGCGAGACCGGGGTGGCGCTGCGGCTGGTGCGCTCGGAGGAGGATGCCCGTGGCACGACCCGCCGGGGGCTCCGCCGCCTGCTGGAGTTGAGCCTGAGGTACGATCTGGCCTGGCTGGAGAAGGAGCTGCGCGCGCTCCGCCAGCTCGGCCCGCTCGCCTCAACGCTCGCGCCTGCGGCGATGATGCAGGAGGACGCGCATGTCTCCATCAGACGCTGGGTGGGTGATCCCGCGCGAGTGGCAGCCCTGACACGTCCTGCGTTTGAGTCGGCGGTCGAGTCCGCCAAAGCGGACCTGCGCGGAATTGTTCCGAAGCTGGCGGACCTGCTTAAGGAAATCCTGGGTTTGCGTCAGGCGCTGCTCGTGGCGCCGCATCCGTATCCGAATTTGGCGAGGGACGTGCAGGCCCTGCTGCCTCCGGATTTCGTGCGCAGGATTCCCTACGAACGACTCCACCACCTGACGCGGTATCTGCAGGCCATGCAGGTGCGAAATGAGCGCTGGCGAAAGAATCCGGCCAAGGACCGGGAGCGAGGCGAAATGCTGGCGCCCTATGCCGCGGAGGCGACCCGGCGCAGCTTTGAGGATCCGGTGCGCTGGATGGTGGAGGAGTTCCGTGTCAGCCTGTTTGCGCAGGAGCTTGGCACGGCGGAGCCGGTTTCCGCGGTCAAGCTTGATCGTGCGTTGAAGGACGAAGGTGGAGTCGAGGAAAAGGTGAGTTCGCCACCACAGCCCAAGCCCCCGCCGATGATGGCCCCCATTTCGCAAACTCCGGCAAAGAAGTCTCAGCTCAAGGACCTCGGCTCACTTGCCAGCCTGTTTCGGCGCTAA